The genomic DNA TCAGTCATTTTTATTACAGGCATGTAGCTGAATGTCCACTGGCCAACTTCTATCTCCCACAGTCCAATTCTACATTCACAGCAAACTGTCGTCTGTCCAACGACACACCACTGATGGCTGACAACCAAACGTTCTCGGAAAACAAGTTCTTCTTTGTAAAATAACTATCAGAGTAACAGTGGCAGCAGTTATAAAAACCAATAGAGGAAGATAATGGACTTATTGAAAATAGACTACAGTTGCATCCGTACTTCCTTCTATTGCCATGTGACCACATTCAGATACTCATGAATTGGGTCAAACGTCAGCTTTGATTACAATATTCACCATATTTAGTATAGTTCTGCATGTAGTGCTCGCTGTCACACTGATGCCTTGTCATATTGCTGAGACTGCTATTATAAGCAGCCAAGTCCAAAAAACAATTTAACCTCCGCCTCATAGTCGTAACTCAGAGGATTTCCGACGTGGGGATAGCAGGTGTTTCTAAATTAGTAAAATGCACTACTATTAAAACTAGTGTAAATAAACTCAAAAATGACTCTACCCTTCAATATCTAAATAAAAACCAGCATCACCACTAATACATTCAATtggcaaatgaaaaataaaaacattttaaatctcttgtttttaattgttaacAAACCTCAAACACAGTACAGGTCATTTAGTTCCAGACTATGAGTAATTTGTGGAAAGTCAGAATAATGGGGAGTTTTTTTCTCGTCTCTCCCATTGTTGAAGTTGTCAGTAACACCCGTGCTTTCCGAAGTTAAAAAAGACTCACAAAGTGAACTGAGCAGGTGTACTAGTGCCTCCTAGTTTACAATACGTACTCTCAAAGGAGCTGgcagtgtgtgttcatttggCGTCGGGCCATCGTCACAATCCACACGCATATCTGCGGTGGGGATCATTTAAAAGATCTTTCACAGTTTGGAGGCAGACAATCGAGTTCTGTCACTAACTGTAGTTCTGGTTTCCATGCAGCGTGTGTTTACGCGTGACGTGATGGAGCCGCTCAAAGGAGGAATAATTCACGGCAATGGCTGGCTGTCAGCCAGAGCAGATTGAACTATTCTCAGAGCAGATCAATTCCCAGCCTCTCTTCACTGCCGCTGGTGGTGAGTGACTCGGCTAATTATAACAAGGGAGAGCATTCCCTAAATACTGTTTTCTCTTCTCGCTCGCTGGCGTGGGGATGCAAACACACTCCTACGCAGGCAtggtatatacacacataacacacacccGCGCAACTCGCGAGCCGCACACTGGAGTCCAGCTACGTAAACTGTCTTGCACCTGAGTAATACACAGGCTTAACAAGTGGTGTTTTCTTGTGTCATGCTACCAGCACTTAAACTCTCAGTTACCTTTAGACAAATTATTAAATTGGACACAAAAAAGTCCCTTTTCCCAGTGTACGTCTGAACACTACATCACACGAAGAAGCTACAAACAAGCACCATCACTCTGATGCGTAGGCACACCATGGTCCGACCTATTGTCAGGAAACAATTGACCTTTCGGCCTCCTGTACTTTTGCCTCCAGTTTCGACTGTGACTGCTCATCCTGCTTTTTGAACTCCTTCAAAAGAGCCAGAGCGACCGCGGCGACAGAGGGAACCTGTTCCCTGGGCCTGCTCGACGGCATGACAAACACACTtgctcacagagagagacacacacacatcaatcagCCGCTGAGTCACCTTATCCCCAGGACGACCACCGCACGGAGAAAGAATGCGAGGCCCAGAAATAACAGCCATCATTTCTACGGAATCTGCCGCTCATCGCTGTTTGGACGGCCCCTCAGAGACAGGTCCGATTGACCTTTCTGAGTAGAGCTACTGCGACCCGGCGGAGTGTGCAACCTCTTAGGGAAGGAATTGTGTTGGGAATGTGAAAAGAAATGGTTTGGAACGATGTGCTTCTGTTTGGCAGGAGGTGGGGCTGCACAAAGGAGGGTCGATGgtgcaaacacaagcacacacaggcCAGCTGGTCCTccgtgggggttttttttgtgaacgcTCAAAAAGACTTTACTGCTGCCACTGTGCTTGTTCAACATAAagcagtggaaagaaaagaaggaaaaaaagagggaaatctTGCGCAACAAGCACATGGTTATGGGTATGTACGCaccctgacaaacacacacacacacacacaaacacacatgcacatttaatCACCTCGTACCGCCACGACATCGCAACACTCATTTCGAAGTGACTATATGCATATTGTACTTCACCCTTCAATTTCTGGCCCTCACATCCTTAAGTAATAGTCCATAGTTcactgattatatatttttcaagaATATTGCATCATTTTCACGCAGATTGCACAACGTCGGCGGGCTGCTTTTTGTGGTATTTGGGGTATACATGTAGTTTTAACTCGGGATCGGTGTCTGTGGGAGCccagctgctgttgtttacaGAGCGGCACTGGCATATTTTATGTGAATGCTTATAGCCCAACACCAACAAGGCTTTATGGGGGTGAGTCATGTCCACATAACAAACAGGCCCAGCATGGGAACTTATCACAGTGATGTTAAAGCTAGAGGCTCATACACTGAAGCGCTGTTTGGGCCTAGTTTACGGTGGCCCCTGAAGTGGCTATtcagaaattaattaaaaacaataatgacaaattTCTTATTTGCtatactgtttttaaaaaagagttttcTTATTTCcatcctgtttttgttgttgttgttgttgttgttttggggagggggtgtttttattatttgcgattgtgttttgtgatttgggGGCCCCCCATACAGGTTCACGTTCATTTGGAGAGCAACCCCTTCGAGGAGAGACTGTTGCAACTAACGACCGGCAATAAGAGCTGGATGCAGAGGAACAATTGAGTCATGACTTTCAAAGATGGTTAATTATTATCTAAGACGTGCTGTTTCTTCAATTTAAAATCCGAGTGGTCGACACGGGGCATTGGCACATTCGTGGCACCGTGACACACgcagaagacgaagaagaagaagaagaagaaggggaagaaacaTGGAGAAGATGAATGTTTGATCCGTGTGGCAGTCTGGTGTGAAAGGAAGAGCCTCGAACAGCAGCCGGTTTCATCAGAGCCGAGCTGAGCTGGAGACGGTGCCGTTACAGGATTGCTCAACGGTTGTGTCACCAGGAGGCTGGACTGTTGGAGCTCGGGGCTCAACATCAccggagctctctctctctctctctctctctctctctctctccctcggggTGTGAGGcggtctctccttctctcctctgtctccctccctctccctccctctctcagtcGGAGGGCTCTGGGGGATCCGGATTTTCTCACCAGCAGTACGCAGACCTCGGAGCCGCGCGCAATCGCTCTCCAAGCGGACGCGGATTGGATTACTACCAGAAGAGAGACGGGGGAAGAGCAGAAACAAGCCCGCAGCGTCGCTGAATCCGCGCAACTTCCATCTACAGCAGTGAGTCTCACGCGGAGCAATGGAGCGCACTATGTGACCGGACCCCCTGAGCAGTCGGAGGACACGTCCCAAGCCAAGTCGGGGTCTCGTCGGCGGCGGCGATGGTGAATCGGTCGATCAGGATGAACTTGCAGCGGGGCAGCCCGGCGCCCTGCGTCCGCGCCGCGAGAGTCGCGCACAAGCGGCTGGACGCGGACGAGCAGCCGCCGGCGAAATGCGCCCGGCTGAGCGCCGAGGCGGGGGACACGCAGGGGCTCCTGGGCGCCTCGCCCGGGGCCCCGGGCAGCCCCGTCCCGCGGCCCCCCTCGGCGACCCACCAGGGCCCGTCCAGGATAGGAGCGTTCCTGCTCCTGCCTCTGGCGGACCGGGAGAACGTGCACAGCGCGATGAACACCGACACCGGCGACGAGGTGCTGTGCAAGGTATGCGCAATCCCGCCGTTGTGCAATTTCTCTGAATGAATGGTGTGTCAAGACGGCGCGTTGCTCAACGGCCCGTCTGACGTGTCATCAGTATTTTTCACCCAGAGTCACTCTCACGCGCAATGTGTCACACTTTGCGTAATGAAAGTGTTTCCCAATGAGCTTTGttctttctttcgtttttttaaagcctggaATATTTAAggcacaatgacatttttttgaatgtgatttttggtcgtttattattaatacatcGGAGAACGCAGGCACACTGGGGTGTGGAAACAGCCTACCCACTGAAGCGCACCTATCcatggcactgtgtgtgtgtgtgtgtgtgtgtgtcaacccGGCTCATTTGCATACACGTCACTGCAATAGGCCAGGCCATTGATACAAATGCAAACATGTGACGCAAAGAGAGACTCTCATGATAAGCCTGGTGGGGAACCTAAGGGCCCCGCCACTGTTCACAGatccatgtgtttattttgcacGATGGACCTGCAAGCTTTTGACTTTGTTGATTAATAAAGTTAATCACTTCATGCTTTGGTGATTCATTTATCACGCTCTTGATCAAAGTGTATCCTCTGCGCCTGTTATTTATCATGCTGCCAGATTTGCAAGGTTGTTTCCTCAGATGATCATTAAGAGCACACTGACCCAttgcctcctccccctcactttcactcactctctcactctctcccccctcctccttctccgtccTCCTAATTTCCATCCTGCATCCCTGTccttcctccgtctcctcccatctctctcccagGTCTTTGATATGGGGCTGTACCAGGAGAAGATCAGAGCCTACGGGATACTGCCCGCCCACAAGAATGTGGCCGGCATCAGGGACATCATCCTTGGCGAATGCAAGGCCTACGTGTTCCTGGACAAAGACTTTGGGGACATGCACACTTTGGTGAAGAGCTGTCGCAGGCTTGACGAGGAGCACGCCTGCAGGCTCTTCCGTCAGGTGGCCCTGGCTGTGGCGCACTGCCATCAGGCTGGGATCGTGCTGGGGGACCTCAAACTGCGCAAGTTTGTCTTCACCGACGAGAAAAGGTGAGATGGTGGGAACATGCCGTCCACTTATGGaccgaaaacaaaacaaaatgctgatGCTCAGTGTCAGATGTCACGCGGAAAACTCGGAAAGTTTCCCACCCTGTTGTACAATCCACTCAGCAATCACATTACTTCTAAACCGATTCTCATCCAACCTTGGCAGTATCAGGTAACCTTTCTGTGGATGATCTCAGACTTGAATACATGCAGAGTTGTGGGACGTGCCAGCAAACATGGCAGCAGCTGATACACACGGGCCATGTGTGCAGATATCAACGTGGGTACAGATAGAGTAGGAGGTTGTGTACTTGTGGAGGCAGACTGCAGAGCTTCCCAGATTTTcgccctctctgtctgtctccttttcaCACTCTGGATCTGGATGTGTCTCTTTGTAAGcgtgttgtgtctttgttttgcatttgtgtgtgtgtgtgtgtgtgtgtgtgtgtgtgtgagtgagtgtgtgtgagagtgtgtatgcatgtgtgaatgtAGTGGGTGGTAGTTTGGCAGAGCTGCTAGACGAGGCTGGTGAATGAGACAATCGTCCCCCTCTGTGGCCATATATGTTGGAATATATTCATTactcattatttattaataaatgcCATCATAACTATGCTGCAGAATAACTGACGCTTCCAACAAagattcattcacacacacacacacttccacgaAGGAGTTGATGAAAGCACTGTCCTTTGAACtcgctcccacacacacacacacacacacacacacacacacacacacacacacacactcacgttgTCTGCATCTGTGAGGACTACGTTCTGTTCAGGAAGACACAAAACCCCAGTGCTTACGAAAACTATTTGTCGCCTCTTTGCCCTTGCGTCACTCTCTTTCCTGTAAGCGTCCGCTGATCCCCCCCCCTGTTTTCCAAAGGCCGATTTTTTCATGGAGATTCTTCAGCAGTAACATTCTCCAGCCATGACCTCCGGGTTTTCAGGGTCACGTTGGATGAATGAGCGCAGACAGCCAGTGAGAGAAGTTGAGGTTGGTCGTGTCCCTCCGATAGCTATACAGCTGCAGAACGATGAGTCACAGTGTATATGTGCAGcggggaaagggggggggggggggggggggggctgcatggcaagtgtgtgtgtttgtgagtgtgcacATTCAGAGCTGTAAAGCTGTGGTTCACTGCAAGCTCAaacgtgtgtttttctgaaattttttttctatccgaGTGACGGCATTGCAACATTAATGCTGTTAGACTGACCCGCAAGCCCCGCCTGACCCCAGAGGTGTGGGCTGACATCTCCTTTTTAGAAACTCACTTCCCTTTACTCTTTGCCAGGTGACACACTGTAGCGCCACTGCGACAGGCCCCACCGCGACGTGACAGTGAGAACAACAGCTGCAGATTTTGATGATAACATTAAATGGCGGCGTGACATCATAGGTTTTGACTTCCCCTTTTCCTGAAAAATCCGTCGGTTTTGTTTTGCACCCTGACATTGTCGCTTCCGTCCAATCACGGCCAGACTTTCTTGACACACGCCGACATAATAACACAAGTCTCCACGAAGATGTTGCAATTCTGCATGACCTCATTTATTCAGTCACACATTCTTCCAAATTCACAATCGGGGCATCTTTCAAACCCCCCGACGATCCCGTTGTGATGCAATGTCCCGGCCAACAAAGCAGCACTCAAGCCAGAAACAGAAATTTACAACAATTTGACAAATGCTATCTCCATTCACacgtgcacgcgcgcacacacacacacacacacacacacacacacacacacacacacacacacacacacacacacacacacacacacacacacacacacactgcagcagaaaaaGCCAATTTAGGCAAGGTGACTAGCACTGTGAAGCATGCAGAGCTTCACTGCCAGGCCAGCCTTCCCGTGCGTCACTGATGTGGCAACAGCCATTTGAGGGTAATTATGGGATGGCTGGCGCCGCGAGTGTGGGACCCAGGTGCAGATAGCCTCGGCtcgagaaagggagagagagagagagagagagagagagagagagaggaggaggagaggagatatgTACTCTCAACAGAAGGATGAGTCATTCTCTCCACCCCTCcaactctctctgctctgtttccttttctgtctccatctctctttgtcctctgcTGACTTATCTCCTCCACTATCTTGGTGTTTAAATATCAGTTGCGTTCTATCTTGGTCCTTGTAACTGCCAATCTGTCCATCCACTCCCTGGCtgtctatttctctctctccagcctctcTGTCTTGACTCCGACTGGAGAGTCTCACATCGCCTGAATGTGAGATAAAATAGCTCACTTCTCCTGTGTGTTCGAGTATTTGACTTGAATAAAACCTTTTCCTGTTTCAGTTTTGGGAGCAAATTTCAAGAGGCACAAATGAAATTTCAATTAAACATTTAAGTCTGTTGCTGTAGAAAATTAATCACCCTTGAAATTATGTAACAATAGTCTTTGTCTCattattcattttgcaaaagTGTTTCTGTGGTAAATGTCTAATTCTACAAATATACTCTCACAATCTTAATCGCGACTGAACTAAATGTATGTCCTGTCATTAACATGGCTAAATatagcactgtgtgtgtgtgtgtgtgtgtgagagagtggaggaggcgggggggggggggggggggggggggggcgggggggggggggggggggggtatatttatatgtgtgtttatgtgagcatgtgtgtgtgacagcaagTCATTGAAGATGTGCTTAGGCAGCTCTGCTTCTTAAACGGGACTCACTGCTGTGCACTTGGGTCACAGCAAGTTCACtggcacctgtgtgtgtgtgtgtgtgtgtgtgtgtgtgcatgcatgtgttgcATTTatgtgtccatctgtctgtccacagCTTAAGGATACATAAAAGATGGAGGCTTGTTTTTCCATGATGCAATTAGTGACTTACATTTAACAGATCTCTGAAATGTTTGACAGTGTTAAACAAAGTCACTGTTggaaatagacacacacacacacacacacacacacacacacacacacagctctcacTCTGTGTTGTATCAAATCAAAGAACGTCCTGTGTGCTTTGAAAGAACAAGACAACATGACCACCAAAAGAAATCCATTTCTGAAATGCAGATTTGTAGGAGGTACTAGACATTATGTTCTTAGATGTAACTATAACATGTCAAGTTGCTTGCTGTACAAGATGACAGATTAAGTCATTGCCACAGCCCCTCGTGCTAATTTACGGCACGGTTTAAGCACTAACTCAAGTATGTGTCGTAAGTGGACAAAAAGCTAAACAAAACGTTCTTCAGCATTTTGAATGCTCTTAAAGGTCACGGCAAAAGTCCTGACCGGGTTTTGACTTTTCTGTTTCAGGACACAGGTGAGACTAGAAAGCCTCGAGGACTGCCGCGTCCTGGAAGACCCAAGAAACGACTCCATGTCAGACACCCACGGCTGCCCCGCGTACGTCAGCCCAGAAATCCTCAGCGGCTCCGCGCCTTACTCCGGCAAGATGGCTGACATGTGGAGCCTGGGAGTCATGCTGTACACCATGCTGGTCGGCCGCTACCCCTTCCACGACCCGGACCCGGCCACGCTGTTTTCCAAAATCCGCAGAGGCCAGTGCTGTTTGCCAGAGGGCCTGTCGCCCAAGGCCAAGTGTCTGCTCCAGAGCCTTCTGAGGAAAGAACCCTGGGAGAGACTCACAGCGACTGAGCTGCTCGCTCATCCGTGGTTCCATCAGCCACCGTCGTCACTGGAAGTGGCACtgggagaacag from Scophthalmus maximus strain ysfricsl-2021 chromosome 22, ASM2237912v1, whole genome shotgun sequence includes the following:
- the trib1 gene encoding tribbles homolog 1, with product MVNRSIRMNLQRGSPAPCVRAARVAHKRLDADEQPPAKCARLSAEAGDTQGLLGASPGAPGSPVPRPPSATHQGPSRIGAFLLLPLADRENVHSAMNTDTGDEVLCKVFDMGLYQEKIRAYGILPAHKNVAGIRDIILGECKAYVFLDKDFGDMHTLVKSCRRLDEEHACRLFRQVALAVAHCHQAGIVLGDLKLRKFVFTDEKRTQVRLESLEDCRVLEDPRNDSMSDTHGCPAYVSPEILSGSAPYSGKMADMWSLGVMLYTMLVGRYPFHDPDPATLFSKIRRGQCCLPEGLSPKAKCLLQSLLRKEPWERLTATELLAHPWFHQPPSSLEVALGEQEVSSAEQTVPSFDVEEDHDLFC